A stretch of the Cheilinus undulatus linkage group 11, ASM1832078v1, whole genome shotgun sequence genome encodes the following:
- the noc2l gene encoding nucleolar complex protein 2 homolog: MAGKQKRKLEDLSVDEFLLSGFDSEGESEDETPKQNGVNETKKDAKSHTSKIEEKKKGKASEHKQQLSRLKNKDPEFYKFLQENDQTLLNFDDTDSSEDEDEKKYHRLPSTLEEASSADEDDNDDDGQKTSKQSKKTAETIKVTDKMIEEWKVAMKKEPTPRLFREVTQAFKAAVATTKGEGGSQCKYKVADSSVFNALVLFCIRDIHVALQKMLNLKAEKDQKKLVLPSTSHKWQKNQIDIKMYLSGVVQLLSCLTEATVISAVLRHANQLVPYYLCLPKQCRHLVKQLLKQWSTGEETSRVLAFLALNKICRHKQETYLIPILKQMYISYVQNCKFTSPNVLPMINFMQRTLTEMYSLDTQATYQHAFIYIRQLAIHLRNAMTMKKKETYQSVYNWQYIHCLYLWCRVLSTLHPSDVLQPLIYPLCQVIIGTIKLVPTSRYYPLRMHCCRALTLLSSSTNTFVPVVPFLLEIFQQVDFNKKPGRMSKKPINFAVILKLSKVNLMEKAYKDGLIDQMYDLILEYFHTQASSIGFPELVLPTVIQLKAFLKECKVANYCKPMRQLLEKVQENSSYITGRRQKAGFGVADVTAVAAWEKETQAEGTPLSRYYSQWKKLREKEIQLEISGKDRMEDLDLPEIKRKKIQDKKAEDKKEFKDLFQSDSESDEDDGGLKIRGKKGAHKSDDDDDDDDDLEDLSDMSDDEGVEGGNSDEDDEDDDVEEEGNEKASKSPQPLSSSALIELAEGGEDLVEDLELSDDDD, translated from the exons ATGGCAGGCAAACAGAAGAG aAAATTGGAAGACCTAAGCGTGGATGAATTCCTGCTGTCAGGTTTTGATTCTGAAGGCGAGTCTGAAGACGAAACTCCCAAACAGAATGGTGTCAATGAAActaaaaaagatgcaaaatctCATACGTCTAAGAT TGAGGAAAAGAAGAAAGGCAAGGCCTCTGAGCATAAGCAGCAGCTATCCAGGTTGAAGAACAAAGATCCTGAGTTTTATAAGTTCCTGCAAGAAAACGACCAAACGTTGCTAAACTTTGATGACACAGATAGCtctgaggatgaggatgagaaAAAGTATCACAGACTGCCATCCACATTGGAG GAGGCCAGCTCTGCTGATGAAGAcgacaatgatgatgatggtcaGAAAACATCAAAGCAATCCAAGAAGACAGCTGAGACGATCAAAGTCACTGACAAAATGATCGAGGAGTGGAAAGTAGCTATGAAGAAAGAACCTACACCCCGTCTATTTCGAGAAGTTACTCAGGCTTTTAAGGCTGCTGTGGCCACAACCAAGGGTGAAGGAGGCAGCCAGTGTAAATACAAAGTGGCAGACAGTTCAG TGTTCAATGCCTTGGTCCTCTTCTGTATCAGAGATATCCATGTGGCCCTGCAGAAGATGCTCAACCTGAAGGCAGAAAAAGACCAGAAAAA GCTAGTGCTCCCGTCGACCAGTCACAAGTGGCAGAAGAATCAGATTGATATCAAAATGTATCTCAGTGGAGTAGTTCAG CTGTTATCCTGTTTAACAGAGGCTACAGTCATCAGTGCTGTCCTGCGGCATGCAAACCAGCTCGTACCTTATTACCTTTGTCTACCCAAGCAGTGTCGTCACCTTGTGAAG CAACTATTGAAGCAGTGGAGCACAGGAGAAGAGACGAGTCGGGTTCTTGCTTTTTTGGCCCTCAATAAAATCTGCAGACACAAGCAAGAAACATATCTTATCCCTATTCTCAAG caaatgtACATTTCTTATGTACAAAACTGTAAGTTCACATCCCCCAATGTGCTACCCATGATCAACTTCATGCAGCGAACTCTAACAGAGATGTACTCCCTGGACACTCAAGCCACTTACCAGCATGCCTTCATCTACATCAGACAGTTGGCTATCCACCTCAGAAATGCCATGACCATGAAGAAAAAG GAAACATACCAGTCAGTGTATAACTGGCAATATATTCACTGTCTGTACCTGTGGTGTCGGGTCCTCAGCACCTTGCACCCCAGCGATGTACTCCAGCCTCTCATCTATCCACTCTGCCAGGTCATAATTGGCACCATCAA aCTGGTGCCTACATCACGATACTACCCTCTGAGGATGCACTGTTGCAGAGCCCTCACCCTGCTGTCAAGCAGCACCAACACATTTGTCCCTGTGGTGCCTTTTCTCTTGGAG ATCTTTCAACAGGTGGATTTCAACAAGAAACCAGGGCGAATGAGTAAGAAACCCATCAACTTTGCAGTCATTCTGAAGCTCAGCAAGGTCAACCTTATGGAGAAAGCTTACAAG GACGGCTTGATTGACCAGATGTATGACCTGATACTGGAATACTTCCACACTCAGGCCAGCTCCATCGGCTTCCCAGAGCTTGTTCTGCCCACTGTCATCCAG CTGAAAGCATTCCTGAAGGAATGCAAAGTGGCCAATTACTGCAAGCCAATGCGCCAGCTGCTGGAGAAGGTGCAGGAGAACAGCAGCTACATCACAGGACGCAGACAGAAGGCTGGCTTCGGAGTGGCTGATGTCACTGCTGTG GCGGCCTGGGAGAAGGAGACCCAGGCGGAGGGTACTCCCCTCAGCAGATACTACAGTCAGTGGAAGAAGCTAAGGGAGAAGGAGATCCAGCTGGAGATCTCTGGCAAAGACAGG ATGGAGGATCTGGATCTCCCTGAGATCAAACGTAAGAAGATCCAGGATAAGAAGGCTGAGGACAAAAAGGAGTTCAAGGATCTGTTTCAGTCTGACAGTGAATCGGATGAAGATGACGGAGGACTCAAAATCAGAG GTAAAAAGGGCGCCCACaagtctgatgatgatgatgatgatgatgatgatcttGAGGATTTGTCAGACATGAGTGACGATGAGGGGGTGGAAGGTGGGAACTCAG atgaggatgatgaagatgatgatgtgGAGGAGGAAGGTAATGAAAAGGCATCAAAAAGCCCGCAGCCGCTGTCCTCCTCTGCTCTGATAGAACTGGCAGAGGGAGGCGAGGATCTGGTGGAGGACCTGGAGCTgtctgatgatgatgactgA